The DNA segment ATCGTGGCGAAGAAGCCGGCGCGCGCCACCACGCCGCGCGTCGTGGCCGCCCCAGTGACGACGTGACGCAGCGCCACGTCGTCCCAGGTGTAGGCGCGGTCGGTGCCTCCGATGCGAGCGCGCACCCGCACCCGTAGTGTGCTCCCTTCCAGACCCGCGATGGTCACAAAGGTGTCCTGCGTACACCCGGCCGTTCCCTCGAGCGCGCCCGCGTCGTCGTCCCCTTGCTCATCGAGTCATATGAACCCCGGAGACCGCGTGACGGTTGATGCGGCATTCTCCCTTTCGTACGCCGTGCCCCGCTCGTGCCCAACCGTCTCGCCACCGCGTCCAGCCCCTACCTCCGCCAGCACGCCGACAACCCCGTGGACTGGCACCCGTGGGGCGACGACGCCTTCGCGCTCGCGCACCGGCAGCGCAAGCCCGTCTTCCTCTCCATCGGCTACGCAACGTGCCACTGGTGCCACGTGATGGCCCACGAGTCGTTCGAGGACGCCGAGGTCGCCGCGCTGCTCAACGATGCGTTCGTGTGCGTGAAGGTGGACCGCGAGGAGCGGCCCGACGTGGACCAGGTCTACATGGCCGTCTGCCAGGCGATGACGGGCCACGGCGGCTGGCCGCTCACGCTCCTGCTCACGCCCGAGCGCCAGCCGTTCTTCGCCGCGACCTACATCCCGAAGCACACGCGCGGACAGCGCCTCGGCCTCCTGGACTGGGTGCCGCGCGTACAGGCGCTCTGGCAGCAGGCCCCCGAGCGAGCGCGCAACGCCGCCGCCGAGATCACCGCGCAGGTGCGCGCCGCCCTCCAGACCGAGGCCACCGACACCCGGCTCGACGTGAGCGTGCTCGACCGCACCGCCCAGCAGCTCGCCCAGCGCTTCGACCCCGCGTTCGGCGGCTTCGGCGCGGCCCCCAAGTTCCCGACGCCGCACCACCTGCTGTTCTTGCTCCGGCACTGGACGCGAACAGGCGATGCCGACGCCCTCCAGCGTGTCACCCACACGCTCCGCGCGATGCGCCACGGCGGGATCCACGACCTCCTCGGCGGCGGCTTCCACCGCTACTCCACCGACCGCCGCTGGCTGCTCCCGCACTTCGAGAAGATGCTCTACGACCAGGCGCTCCTGGCGATGGCCTACACCGAGGCCTGGCAAGCGACGGGCGGGCCGGACGGGGGCGACGCGCTGTTACGCGAGACCGCCGAGTCGGTCTTCACCTATGTGCTGCGCGACCTCACGCACCCGCGCGGCGCGTTCTTCTCCGCCGAGGACGCCGACTCCGAGCACCCCGACGGCCACATGGAGGAGGGCGCGTTCTACGTCTGGACCGACCCTGAACTCGACGCGCTGCTGGGCGACGAGGCCGCCCTCGCGAAGGTCGCC comes from the Bacteroidota bacterium genome and includes:
- a CDS encoding thioredoxin domain-containing protein; protein product: MPNRLATASSPYLRQHADNPVDWHPWGDDAFALAHRQRKPVFLSIGYATCHWCHVMAHESFEDAEVAALLNDAFVCVKVDREERPDVDQVYMAVCQAMTGHGGWPLTLLLTPERQPFFAATYIPKHTRGQRLGLLDWVPRVQALWQQAPERARNAAAEITAQVRAALQTEATDTRLDVSVLDRTAQQLAQRFDPAFGGFGAAPKFPTPHHLLFLLRHWTRTGDADALQRVTHTLRAMRHGGIHDLLGGGFHRYSTDRRWLLPHFEKMLYDQALLAMAYTEAWQATGGPDGGDALLRETAESVFTYVLRDLTHPRGAFFSAEDADSEHPDGHMEEGAFYVWTDPELDALLGDEAALAKVAFGTEPDGNFEDEATQRKTGANVLHTARALDTLATDFETTEADIAARLAAIRATLLAHRNATRKRPLRDEKVLTDWNGLMIAALARAARAFDRPAYAEAAARAAAFVLAELRTAEGLLHRWHDAIALPDGTTAPPDAGIAAHLDDYAFLVFGLTDLYQATFDPSWLRAALDLHAEMEARFGDAEHGGYFFTAAGSEHLITRVKEFYDGAAPSGNSVAMLNGLRLARLTGHTDLEAAAARVAQAHADVAQAPVAHTFLMSALDWLLGDAHEVVIAGDPDAADTQALVRAAAQAFAPNTVTVLRPTDDAAAVAALAPYAEAMTPVNERAAAYVCEAFACQAPVNEPDALRAALHT